A stretch of the Aegilops tauschii subsp. strangulata cultivar AL8/78 chromosome 4, Aet v6.0, whole genome shotgun sequence genome encodes the following:
- the LOC109744593 gene encoding F-box/LRR-repeat protein At3g58900-like: protein MASGADRISGLYDELLHHVLSFLPAHEAVRTCVLARRWRHPWKSPPRRCASPALSGAPTPRGSSTSSTLHNLLLLRDPMARLDSFELDRDFGCKAFLPANEAHVNMWFRHAAMCGPRALLALRTTRGIYRHGVDDDPQRLAGSPTSLSNTLDFSGCPTLLHLKMEDCEIAGNISSPFLKHLSITECYFHTDPFRGRICCADEAEITYLI, encoded by the exons ATGGCGAGCGGGGCCGACCGCATCAGCGGCCTCTACGACGAGCTTCTCCACCACGTGCTCTCCTTCCTCCCCGCGCACGAAGCGGTGCGGACCTGCGTCCTCGCGCGGCGCTGGCGCCACCCCTGGAAATCCCCGCCCCGGCGCTGCGCGTCACCGGCGTTAAGCGGTGCACCAACCCCGCGTGGTTCGTCAACTTCGTCCACACTCCACAACCTGCTCCTCCTCCGCGACCCCATGGCGCGCCTCGACTCGTTCGAGCTCGACCGCGACTTCGGCTGCAAGGCGTTCCTGCCCGCCAACGAGGCGCACGTGAACATGTGGTTCCGGCACGCCGCCATGTGCGGGCCTCGCGCGCTGCTGGCGTTGCGCACCACCCGTGGCATCTACAGGCACGGGGTGGACGACGACCCTCAGCGGCTCGCCGGCTCCCCAACGTCCCTCTC CAACACGCTGGATTTCTCGGGCTGTCCAACGCTGCTCCATCTCAAGATGGAGGACTGCGAGATTGCGGGGAACATCTCATCCCCGTTCTTGAAACATCTCAGCATCACGGAGTGTTATTTCCACACTGACCCCTTCCGCGGCCGGATCT GTTGTGCTGATGAGGCAGAAATCACATATTTGATCTGA